One segment of uncultured Desulfovibrio sp. DNA contains the following:
- a CDS encoding biotin--acetyl-CoA-carboxylase ligase, translating into MTAFAKEYTAAGPVPVRPVLPRMDSRGCPAVWRLECVDSTLDAAHRLAQCGRLAVWESVQAVRQLAGRGQMRRQWQSPAGNIYATLRLPEAPPFTGSEATPALSLLLARAFADMGLAVRVKWPNDLAVEQGGQARKVAGILMEERGGRLYAGIGINVIWHPDVQQLRAQAAMPAASLAEVWPGGAPACPTAESLWTALVKWLYSAYTDQRSLAEHWLESAERFLLWQGRRVRLQDGDVSHEGFLAGLHPDGGIRLRQDDGEDIFYSGSLSPVRQ; encoded by the coding sequence ATGACAGCGTTTGCAAAGGAGTACACGGCGGCCGGGCCCGTCCCCGTTCGCCCGGTGCTGCCACGCATGGACAGCCGGGGCTGTCCTGCGGTATGGCGTCTGGAATGTGTGGACAGCACGCTGGACGCGGCACACCGTCTGGCCCAGTGCGGCCGCCTGGCCGTCTGGGAAAGCGTGCAGGCCGTCCGCCAGCTGGCGGGCAGGGGGCAGATGCGGCGTCAGTGGCAGTCCCCTGCTGGCAATATCTATGCCACCCTGCGGCTGCCCGAGGCGCCACCCTTTACAGGCAGCGAGGCAACCCCGGCCCTGAGCCTGCTGCTGGCACGGGCCTTTGCGGATATGGGCCTTGCCGTCCGGGTAAAATGGCCCAATGATCTGGCAGTGGAGCAGGGGGGGCAGGCCCGCAAGGTGGCGGGCATTCTTATGGAAGAGCGCGGCGGGCGGCTGTATGCCGGCATCGGCATCAATGTGATCTGGCATCCCGATGTGCAGCAGCTGCGGGCGCAGGCGGCCATGCCGGCAGCCAGTCTTGCGGAGGTATGGCCCGGCGGCGCCCCGGCCTGCCCCACGGCGGAAAGCCTGTGGACTGCGCTTGTAAAGTGGCTTTATTCGGCATATACTGACCAGCGTTCCCTTGCGGAACATTGGCTGGAGTCGGCGGAGCGTTTCCTCCTGTGGCAGGGACGACGCGTCCGGCTTCAGGATGGCGACGTCAGCCATGAGGGTTTCCTTGCCGGGCTGCACCCCGATGGCGGCATTCGTTTGCGTCAGGATGACGGGGAAGATATTTTTTACAGCGGGAGTCTCTCTCCCGTACGACAATGA
- a CDS encoding pyruvate carboxylase: MANKSFAEVQEFLKGKIILVANRGIPARRICRSIRERFDAVAAMTATDVDKTAPAASSAQELILLGSDPRAYLDIDRIIDKAKQRGVVGIHPGWGFASEDTRFPQRCKEAGLTFIGATAEAMNLLGNKVQARIVARKLGIPVVPGSDGAVDIPTARQLIREMGLPIMLKAEGGGGGRGIFAIHNEEELEDAFFKASTMAQASFGNPRLFVEKFLSDVRHIEIQVIADMYGNVFAFDERDCSVQRNHQKLIEITPSPWKGITRNLRERLKDYSRRLVRAVGYHSLATVEFLVTPDGEPYLIEVNTRLQVEHGITETRYGVDLVEEQIAVAFGAELRYREENLRPSYCAMQVRINMENPQDNFAPNSGLVTRYVSPGGPGVRLDSNICAGYEFPANYDSAGALLITYAQDWEKTQGIMERALGEYVVGGLKTTIPFFRQVLRHPLFRNGSVNTNFIAEHPELMQYTDLAPESERLARLVAEISARGYNPFVQLGEYRSESTPVLGAFEPVLPPISTSLRRQPSPYPHGDRLALLDYIRDSGTVHFTDTTPRDLTQSNSGNRFRLAEDRLIGPYLDNVGYFSIENGGGAHFHVAMMANMTYPFREAREWNSFAPKTHKQLLVRSTNVLGYSPQPRNLMRLTGEMICDHYTVVRCFDFLNHVENMRPLAEVVMSRRDVVFQPALSLSLAKGFDVPHYLGVTEAILRMMGDIMGVNPKEASRHIILGLKDMAGICPPRFMTALVSALRKAWPELVLHYHRHYTDGLFVPACGAAAKAGAHILDVGLGSAVRSYGQGDVQSMMAYLEGELGLRCNLNVDAIRDANFVCKQIMPYYDRYCSPYFKGIDYDVTQHCMPGGATSSSQEGAMKQGYIHLLPYMLKFLAGTRQIVRYHDVTPGSQITWNTAFLAVTGAWKRGGEEEVRFLLEVLNEVTSRPESELSEQMRQARLSLYRDCNDAFRKLLLGKFGRLPLGFPADWVYESAFGSEWKSAIANRTEASPLESLPDVNLAAERKACADLIKRDPTEEEFVMYLNHPGDALKTIRFRAKYGDPNNLPLHIWFEGLKAGQDLNFNDTSGKPHHLALLSISRPNDAGVSVCRYVLDSEIMSCEVQVAEKSGQAKRGVVMADPSNRYHVAAPSNGDLWVMYVHPGDIVKEGEELFNVSIMKQEKAVLAPMNAVVKRVLKTADFKENKQMVSVREGELIVELGPVPRVCPNEACGHPIPMDDIQFCPYCGAHI, translated from the coding sequence ATGGCCAACAAGAGCTTTGCTGAGGTTCAGGAGTTTCTCAAGGGCAAGATAATTCTTGTGGCGAACCGGGGTATCCCGGCCCGCCGTATCTGCCGCTCCATCCGTGAACGATTTGACGCCGTGGCGGCCATGACCGCCACTGACGTGGATAAGACCGCTCCCGCGGCGTCCTCAGCGCAGGAACTCATCCTGCTGGGTTCCGATCCCCGCGCATATCTCGACATCGACCGCATCATCGACAAGGCCAAACAGCGCGGTGTGGTGGGCATTCATCCCGGCTGGGGCTTTGCGTCCGAAGACACGCGCTTCCCGCAGCGCTGCAAGGAGGCCGGCCTGACCTTCATCGGCGCCACGGCAGAGGCCATGAACCTGCTGGGCAACAAGGTGCAGGCCCGCATTGTGGCCCGCAAGCTGGGCATTCCCGTTGTGCCGGGGTCCGATGGCGCGGTGGATATTCCCACGGCCCGGCAGCTCATCCGGGAAATGGGCCTGCCCATCATGCTCAAGGCCGAAGGCGGCGGGGGAGGCCGCGGCATCTTTGCCATCCATAACGAGGAAGAACTGGAAGACGCCTTCTTCAAGGCTTCCACCATGGCGCAGGCCTCGTTCGGCAATCCGCGTCTCTTTGTGGAAAAGTTCCTCAGTGATGTGCGCCACATCGAAATCCAGGTCATTGCCGATATGTACGGCAATGTCTTTGCCTTTGACGAGCGCGACTGCTCGGTGCAGCGCAATCACCAGAAGCTCATTGAAATCACGCCGTCGCCGTGGAAGGGCATCACCCGCAACCTGCGCGAGCGCCTCAAGGACTATTCCCGCCGCCTGGTGCGGGCCGTGGGCTATCATTCGCTGGCCACGGTGGAATTTCTGGTGACGCCGGACGGGGAACCCTATCTTATTGAAGTCAACACCCGCCTGCAGGTGGAGCACGGCATCACCGAAACGCGCTATGGCGTGGACCTGGTGGAAGAGCAGATTGCCGTGGCCTTCGGGGCGGAGCTGCGCTATCGCGAAGAAAATCTGCGTCCCTCCTATTGTGCCATGCAGGTGCGCATCAATATGGAAAATCCGCAGGACAACTTTGCGCCCAATTCCGGTCTGGTAACGCGCTATGTCTCGCCCGGCGGCCCCGGTGTGCGCCTGGATTCCAATATCTGTGCCGGCTATGAATTTCCGGCCAATTACGACTCGGCGGGGGCGCTGCTCATCACCTATGCCCAGGACTGGGAAAAGACCCAGGGCATCATGGAACGCGCCCTGGGCGAATACGTGGTGGGCGGTCTGAAGACCACCATTCCCTTCTTCCGGCAGGTGCTCCGTCATCCCCTGTTCCGCAATGGCAGCGTCAATACCAATTTCATTGCGGAGCATCCCGAACTCATGCAGTACACGGACCTGGCGCCGGAAAGCGAGCGTCTGGCCCGTCTTGTGGCCGAAATTTCGGCCCGCGGCTACAATCCCTTTGTGCAGCTGGGGGAATACCGCTCGGAAAGTACGCCCGTGCTGGGGGCTTTTGAACCTGTGCTGCCCCCCATCAGCACCAGCCTGCGCCGTCAGCCCTCGCCCTATCCGCATGGCGACCGTCTGGCCCTGCTGGACTATATCCGCGATTCGGGCACGGTGCACTTCACGGACACCACGCCGCGCGACCTTACGCAGTCCAATTCCGGCAACCGCTTCCGTCTGGCGGAAGACAGGCTCATCGGTCCCTATCTGGACAATGTGGGCTATTTCTCCATCGAAAACGGCGGGGGAGCGCATTTCCATGTGGCCATGATGGCCAATATGACCTATCCCTTCCGTGAAGCGCGGGAATGGAACAGCTTTGCCCCCAAGACGCACAAGCAGCTGCTGGTGCGCTCCACCAACGTGCTGGGCTATTCGCCGCAGCCGCGCAATCTCATGCGTCTGACCGGCGAAATGATCTGCGATCACTACACGGTGGTGCGCTGCTTTGACTTCCTCAATCATGTGGAGAACATGCGGCCCCTGGCGGAAGTAGTCATGTCCCGCCGGGATGTGGTCTTCCAGCCGGCCCTGTCCCTGTCGCTGGCCAAGGGCTTTGACGTGCCGCATTATCTGGGCGTGACGGAAGCCATCCTGCGCATGATGGGTGACATCATGGGCGTGAATCCCAAGGAAGCCTCCCGTCACATCATCCTCGGCCTCAAGGATATGGCCGGCATCTGCCCGCCCCGCTTCATGACCGCGCTGGTTTCTGCCCTGCGCAAGGCCTGGCCGGAACTGGTCCTGCACTACCATCGCCACTATACCGACGGTCTCTTTGTGCCGGCCTGCGGCGCGGCGGCCAAGGCCGGGGCGCATATTCTGGATGTGGGCCTGGGGTCTGCCGTCCGCTCCTACGGGCAGGGTGACGTGCAGTCCATGATGGCCTATCTGGAAGGGGAGCTGGGCCTCCGCTGCAACCTCAATGTGGATGCTATCCGCGATGCCAACTTTGTGTGCAAGCAGATCATGCCCTACTACGACCGCTACTGCTCGCCGTACTTCAAGGGCATTGACTATGATGTGACCCAGCACTGCATGCCCGGCGGGGCCACGTCTTCCTCGCAGGAAGGCGCCATGAAGCAGGGCTATATCCACCTGCTGCCCTACATGCTCAAATTCCTGGCCGGCACGCGGCAGATCGTGCGCTATCACGACGTGACGCCCGGTTCCCAGATCACCTGGAATACGGCCTTCCTGGCAGTGACAGGCGCCTGGAAGCGGGGCGGCGAGGAGGAAGTGCGCTTCCTGCTTGAGGTGCTCAATGAAGTGACCAGCCGCCCGGAAAGCGAGCTGAGCGAACAGATGCGCCAGGCTCGCCTGAGCCTGTACCGGGACTGCAACGATGCCTTCCGCAAGCTGCTGCTGGGCAAGTTCGGCCGGCTGCCCCTGGGCTTCCCGGCGGACTGGGTCTACGAAAGCGCCTTTGGCAGCGAATGGAAGAGCGCCATTGCCAACCGCACCGAAGCCTCGCCGCTGGAATCCCTGCCGGACGTGAACCTTGCCGCGGAGCGCAAGGCCTGCGCCGACCTCATCAAGCGCGATCCCACGGAAGAGGAATTCGTCATGTACCTCAACCATCCCGGCGATGCCCTCAAGACCATACGCTTCCGCGCCAAGTATGGCGACCCCAACAACCTGCCTCTGCATATCTGGTTCGAGGGTCTCAAGGCGGGCCAGGACCTGAACTTCAACGATACCAGCGGCAAGCCGCACCATCTGGCCCTGCTGAGCATCTCGCGCCCCAATGATGCCGGCGTCTCTGTCTGCCGCTATGTGCTGGACTCCGAAATCATGAGCTGCGAGGTGCAGGTGGCCGAAAAGAGCGGCCAGGCCAAGCGCGGCGTGGTCATGGCGGATCCGTCCAACCGCTATCATGTGGCTGCCCCCAGCAACGGTGACCTGTGGGTCATGTATGTGCACCCCGGCGATATCGTGAAGGAAGGCGAGGAACTGTTCAATGTTTCCATCATGAAGCAGGAAAAGGCCGTGCTGGCCCCCATGAATGCCGTGGTCAAGCGCGTGCTCAAGACGGCGGACTTCAAGGAAAACAAGCAGATGGTCTCTGTGCGGGAAGGCGAGCTTATTGTGGAGCTTGGTCCGGTGCCGCGTGTGTGCCCCAATGAGGCCTGCGGACATCCCATTCCCATGGATGACATCCAGTTCTGCCCCTACTGCGGCGCGCACATCTAG
- a CDS encoding PEP/pyruvate-binding domain-containing protein has protein sequence MTTPKTPVTKSGGKAVKESPEAIRKKLVLTGADIVALGEEAELLVGGKNYNTALISEIEGIQAPYFRAISSLAFHRLLDETKVSGRVVRSVVDKEYGRIDWNDPEINQDPDFLQKFVRQLGRKVHDAAKGEEQGHTKLRTFINNVVEGFATSPEGIDQLRKRSVMVQTAILSVDLPADVDAAVRGAYQAICGDNNDDMTPVAVRSSAAGEDSRKKAFAGLQDTYLNMVGSDKVVEAYHWDCSSAYNLRSMTYRREAILDAIARAEETGDESIAEAAKKDWAIENTSLSVCMMQMINPVVSGTAFSADTSTGCRGTDRKDLVSIDTSYGLGEAVVGGKVTPDKLYVFQRDDGSDVVIRQMGCKDMKIVYDEKGGTREVPVPELEALRWALSLSQAERVARGVRAVSKAYGGMIMDTEFCIDANDKLWFVQARPETRWNEELERHPTTIFMRRREVDPKAAEAAEVLVEGNGASRGAGHGTVRFLRSALELNKVEKGDVLAAERTDPDMVPGMRVASAIMADVGGDTSHAAITSRELGIAAVIGIQRLDVLRALDGAEVTVDGTHGRVYRGLLPLKEVGGEMDVAKLPVTRTKVGLVLADVGQSLFLSRLRNFPKFEVGLLRAEFMLGNISIHPKALEAYDNGELESIVQAKLKELANNLSKVLREQMAAGLIVFNFNLREYVGEITGLSAEAAALAETDTSSNAEEVLLLHRKMRELDHKIDQHLEIASRRLEVLKTSDDLTDHVRIIMGYDDELALLNPADPEDAKRMAEIEASVADRVAKVKDLPVVKALLDNISRLREEVSLRAGLKKEMDSVRQLPEKIRNLIRSRGYRTGKEHYVQTLAQNLALFAMAFYGKTIIYRTTDFKSNEYRNLIGGILFEHHESNPMLGYRGVSRNIHDWEIEAFKLARGVYGGTNLQMMLPFVRTLEEARSMRTYLEQVHKLKSGEDGLRIILMSEIPANAILAKQFLAEFDGFSIGSNDMTQMVLATDRDNARLAHIYDEEDPAVIWAILVTIFSGQKYGKKVGFCGQGVSNSVILRGLVAIAGIVSASVVPDTYFQTVQDIAAVEAENIPTSGLGAWLGKQHHQRLAHLMEETGYGHILKKYTLPQDIQEWYEGELQRRHEQLREHLDTPKEDFYRTELESFRSTFHKPVIYATWDWNHTVEDALHQAGFASFEEQAAALEEYRKLEF, from the coding sequence ATGACGACCCCCAAGACCCCTGTGACCAAATCAGGCGGCAAAGCTGTCAAGGAAAGCCCTGAGGCTATCCGCAAGAAATTGGTCCTCACCGGCGCCGATATTGTGGCGCTTGGTGAAGAAGCGGAACTGCTTGTAGGCGGCAAGAATTACAATACAGCGCTCATCAGTGAAATCGAGGGAATCCAGGCGCCCTATTTCCGCGCCATTTCTTCGCTGGCCTTCCATCGCCTTCTTGATGAAACCAAGGTGAGCGGCAGGGTTGTCCGCAGTGTGGTGGACAAGGAATACGGCCGAATTGACTGGAACGACCCCGAAATCAATCAGGACCCCGACTTCCTGCAGAAATTCGTGCGCCAGCTCGGGCGCAAGGTGCATGATGCGGCCAAGGGCGAGGAACAGGGGCACACCAAGCTGCGTACCTTCATCAACAATGTGGTGGAGGGCTTTGCCACCTCTCCCGAGGGCATCGACCAGCTGCGCAAGCGTTCCGTCATGGTGCAGACCGCCATTCTTTCCGTGGACCTGCCGGCGGATGTGGATGCGGCCGTGCGCGGCGCCTATCAGGCCATCTGCGGGGACAATAACGATGATATGACCCCCGTGGCCGTGCGTTCGTCCGCCGCGGGCGAAGACTCCCGCAAAAAGGCCTTTGCCGGTCTCCAGGATACCTACCTGAACATGGTGGGCAGCGACAAGGTGGTGGAGGCCTATCACTGGGACTGCTCCTCGGCCTACAATCTGCGCTCCATGACCTATCGCCGCGAGGCCATTCTGGATGCCATTGCCCGCGCCGAGGAAACGGGGGACGAATCCATTGCCGAAGCCGCCAAGAAGGACTGGGCCATCGAAAATACCTCCCTGTCCGTCTGCATGATGCAGATGATCAATCCCGTGGTGTCGGGCACGGCCTTTTCGGCTGATACGTCCACAGGCTGCCGCGGTACGGACCGCAAGGACCTGGTGAGCATCGACACCAGCTACGGTCTGGGCGAGGCCGTGGTGGGCGGCAAGGTTACCCCGGACAAGCTGTATGTCTTTCAGCGTGATGACGGCAGTGACGTGGTCATCCGTCAGATGGGCTGCAAGGACATGAAGATCGTCTATGACGAAAAGGGCGGCACCCGCGAAGTGCCTGTTCCCGAGCTGGAGGCCCTGCGCTGGGCCTTGTCGCTCAGCCAGGCAGAGCGTGTGGCCCGTGGCGTGCGCGCTGTGAGCAAGGCATACGGCGGCATGATCATGGATACGGAATTCTGCATTGACGCCAACGACAAGCTCTGGTTCGTGCAGGCCCGTCCTGAAACCCGCTGGAACGAGGAACTGGAGCGCCATCCCACCACCATCTTCATGCGCCGCCGCGAGGTAGACCCCAAGGCCGCCGAGGCCGCCGAAGTGCTGGTGGAAGGCAATGGCGCCTCGCGCGGGGCCGGGCATGGCACGGTGCGTTTCCTGCGTTCCGCTCTTGAGCTGAACAAGGTGGAAAAGGGCGATGTGCTGGCAGCGGAACGCACGGATCCGGACATGGTGCCCGGCATGCGTGTGGCTTCGGCCATCATGGCGGACGTGGGCGGCGATACCAGCCATGCGGCCATTACCTCCCGTGAACTGGGCATTGCCGCCGTCATCGGTATTCAGCGTCTGGATGTGCTGCGTGCGCTGGACGGGGCCGAAGTGACCGTGGACGGCACGCATGGCCGCGTGTATCGCGGGCTGCTGCCGCTCAAGGAAGTGGGCGGCGAAATGGACGTGGCCAAGCTGCCCGTCACCAGAACCAAGGTGGGTCTGGTGCTGGCTGACGTGGGCCAGTCGCTCTTCCTGTCGCGTCTGCGCAATTTCCCCAAGTTTGAGGTGGGCCTGCTGCGTGCCGAGTTCATGCTGGGCAATATCAGCATCCATCCCAAGGCGCTGGAAGCCTATGACAACGGCGAACTGGAAAGCATCGTGCAGGCCAAGCTGAAGGAACTGGCCAACAATCTTTCCAAGGTGCTGCGCGAGCAGATGGCCGCCGGTCTCATTGTCTTCAATTTCAATCTGCGTGAATACGTGGGAGAAATCACGGGCCTGTCGGCCGAGGCGGCTGCCCTGGCCGAAACCGACACCAGCTCCAATGCGGAAGAAGTGCTGCTGCTGCACCGCAAGATGCGCGAGCTGGATCACAAGATCGACCAGCACCTGGAAATTGCCTCCCGCAGGCTGGAAGTGCTCAAGACTTCCGATGATCTCACGGATCATGTGCGCATCATCATGGGCTATGATGACGAGCTGGCCCTGCTCAATCCGGCTGATCCCGAAGATGCCAAGCGTATGGCGGAAATCGAAGCCAGCGTGGCGGATCGTGTGGCCAAGGTCAAGGACCTGCCCGTGGTGAAGGCCCTGCTGGACAATATCAGCCGCCTGCGCGAGGAAGTGAGCCTGCGGGCCGGCCTCAAGAAGGAAATGGACTCCGTGCGTCAGCTGCCGGAAAAGATCCGCAACCTTATCCGTTCGCGCGGCTACCGGACCGGCAAGGAGCACTATGTGCAGACCCTTGCCCAGAATCTGGCCCTTTTTGCCATGGCCTTCTACGGCAAGACCATCATCTACCGTACCACGGACTTCAAGAGCAACGAATATCGCAATCTCATCGGCGGCATTCTGTTCGAGCATCACGAGTCCAACCCCATGCTGGGCTATCGCGGCGTTTCCCGCAATATCCACGACTGGGAAATCGAGGCCTTCAAGCTGGCGCGCGGTGTCTACGGCGGAACAAATCTGCAGATGATGCTGCCCTTTGTGCGCACGCTGGAAGAAGCCCGCTCCATGCGGACCTATCTGGAGCAGGTCCACAAGCTCAAGAGCGGCGAAGACGGGCTGCGGATCATTCTCATGTCCGAAATTCCTGCCAATGCCATTCTGGCCAAGCAGTTCCTTGCGGAATTTGACGGATTCTCCATCGGTTCCAATGACATGACCCAGATGGTCCTGGCCACGGACCGCGACAATGCCCGCCTGGCGCATATCTATGACGAAGAGGACCCGGCGGTGATCTGGGCCATTCTGGTGACCATCTTCTCCGGCCAGAAGTACGGCAAGAAGGTGGGCTTCTGCGGGCAGGGGGTCTCCAACAGCGTCATTCTGCGCGGTCTGGTGGCCATTGCCGGCATTGTTTCCGCCTCTGTGGTGCCGGATACCTATTTCCAGACCGTGCAGGATATTGCCGCCGTGGAAGCGGAAAACATCCCCACGTCCGGCCTGGGAGCCTGGCTGGGCAAGCAGCATCATCAGCGCCTGGCCCATCTCATGGAAGAAACGGGCTATGGGCATATCCTCAAGAAGTACACGCTGCCGCAGGATATTCAGGAGTGGTACGAGGGCGAACTGCAACGCCGCCACGAGCAGCTGCGTGAACATCTGGATACGCCCAAGGAAGACTTCTACCGGACGGAACTGGAGAGCTTCCGCTCCACCTTCCACAAGCCGGTCATCTACGCCACCTGGGACTGGAACCATACGGTGGAAGATGCTCTGCATCAGGCGGGTTTTGCCAGCTTTGAAGAGCAGGCCGCTGCGCTGGAAGAATATCGCAAGCTGGAATTCTAG
- a CDS encoding DUF262 domain-containing protein — translation MSTPLFKPVSCTVEWLVSNIDHGNLGLPDIQRPFVWSNAQVRDLFDSMFRGYPVGFLLFWASPSSPGSRQIGSQGHGTDSPSLLIIDGQQRLTSLYAVMKGLPVTDKNFSERRIKIAFHPEKGRFEVSTAALARSPEWIPDISELFSRAGSSRKHINAFLHRLQASQGETSSEREEIMAENIERLLSIRTYSFSALEIDKETDEELVSDIFVRVNSGGQKLNQSDFILTLMSVFWDEGRTALESFCRAARVPSATGGSPYNYFYAPEPSDMVRVSIGLAFKRARLKYGYQVLRGKDLETGDVTSERRQAQFSLFKDAQGKVLALQNWKDFLRCLYAAGFRHEKMITSGVGLLYAYTFFLIGKYDYALSGDALRLAIARWFFMSSLTARYSSSPESKMEQDLANLRGIQSGQAFLAHLDRIIRDTLTDDFWNITLPNELASAAARSPSLYTYYAALVLLDAHVLFSDLKVADMLDQTMRGNREALERHHLFPKAYLQRIGIDNDRDRNQIANYALVEWDRNVTIADKAPASYFPEQVKRHLHRAELHEDLRLHALPDGWESMPYAEFLEKRRVLMAHIIREGFARLQQ, via the coding sequence ATGTCGACGCCATTGTTCAAGCCTGTTTCGTGTACAGTAGAATGGCTGGTTTCCAATATCGATCACGGAAATCTGGGCCTGCCGGATATTCAGCGGCCTTTTGTGTGGAGCAATGCACAGGTACGCGATTTGTTTGACTCCATGTTTCGCGGCTATCCCGTCGGCTTCCTCCTTTTTTGGGCATCTCCTTCCAGCCCGGGGAGCCGGCAGATCGGCAGCCAGGGGCATGGTACGGATAGTCCGTCGCTTCTGATTATTGATGGTCAGCAACGACTCACATCATTGTATGCGGTGATGAAGGGTTTGCCGGTTACTGACAAGAACTTTTCCGAGCGGCGTATAAAGATTGCCTTTCATCCTGAAAAAGGTAGGTTTGAGGTATCCACTGCGGCCTTGGCGCGCAGCCCGGAATGGATACCTGATATTTCTGAACTATTTTCCCGTGCCGGAAGCAGTCGCAAACATATCAATGCATTTTTGCACCGCCTGCAGGCAAGTCAGGGTGAGACAAGCTCTGAGCGCGAAGAGATCATGGCGGAAAATATCGAACGCCTGCTCAGCATCAGAACCTACAGCTTTTCTGCACTTGAAATTGACAAGGAAACCGACGAGGAACTGGTTTCTGATATTTTCGTGCGGGTCAATAGCGGAGGGCAGAAACTGAATCAATCAGATTTTATTCTGACGCTGATGTCCGTTTTTTGGGATGAAGGCAGAACTGCCCTGGAAAGCTTTTGCCGGGCCGCACGTGTCCCCAGTGCTACAGGCGGTAGTCCGTACAATTATTTTTATGCACCGGAACCCAGTGACATGGTACGGGTCAGTATTGGCCTGGCATTCAAGCGTGCTCGTCTGAAATACGGCTATCAGGTTCTTCGTGGAAAAGACCTGGAAACAGGAGATGTGACTTCGGAACGGCGTCAAGCACAGTTTTCACTGTTTAAGGATGCACAAGGTAAGGTCCTTGCGCTGCAAAACTGGAAGGATTTTCTTCGCTGCCTGTATGCCGCCGGATTCCGTCATGAGAAAATGATCACGTCAGGCGTTGGTTTGCTGTATGCATATACTTTTTTTCTTATAGGAAAGTATGATTATGCGCTTTCTGGCGATGCTCTCCGGCTGGCAATTGCCCGCTGGTTCTTCATGAGCTCACTTACGGCACGCTACTCAAGCTCGCCAGAATCCAAGATGGAGCAGGACCTTGCCAATTTGCGCGGCATTCAAAGCGGACAGGCATTTTTAGCGCATTTGGATCGCATTATTCGCGATACGCTGACGGATGATTTCTGGAATATTACCTTACCCAATGAGCTTGCCTCGGCGGCCGCTCGGAGTCCGTCGCTCTATACATACTATGCCGCCCTGGTCCTTCTGGATGCTCACGTCCTGTTTTCCGATCTGAAAGTCGCGGACATGCTGGATCAGACAATGCGAGGAAACAGGGAAGCCCTTGAGCGTCACCACCTGTTTCCCAAGGCATACTTGCAGCGCATTGGCATAGACAATGACCGCGACAGGAATCAAATTGCCAATTATGCGCTGGTCGAATGGGATCGTAATGTCACTATTGCCGATAAGGCGCCGGCCAGCTACTTTCCCGAGCAGGTGAAGAGGCACCTGCACCGCGCTGAACTTCATGAAGATTTGCGCTTGCATGCCTTGCCTGACGGGTGGGAGAGCATGCCGTACGCCGAATTTCTGGAAAAAAGGCGTGTTCTGATGGCCCACATCATTCGGGAGGGCTTTGCTAGATTGCAGCAATAG
- the pth gene encoding aminoacyl-tRNA hydrolase — protein MDFTGVLVGLGNPGEKYAGTRHNCGFLLVEALLHAARTHGGDVSEVAGSKFSCRLWRIRWTPLGGQWLAAMPETFMNLSGQCVQPLLAWHKVAPSRLVVAHDELDIPPGDLRFKFGGGNAGHNGLKSITQLLGTPDFYRLRIGIGRPPVRGDVTNWVLGRPCGADADAIQDAIQRGLSVLTAFADKGLEAAVRACRPSRAKTDTNRADKA, from the coding sequence ATGGATTTTACAGGTGTTCTGGTTGGCCTGGGCAATCCCGGCGAAAAATATGCCGGAACCCGGCACAACTGCGGTTTTTTGCTGGTGGAGGCGCTGCTGCATGCCGCGCGCACCCATGGCGGTGACGTCAGCGAGGTTGCCGGCAGCAAATTTTCCTGCCGGCTCTGGCGCATCCGCTGGACGCCCCTGGGGGGTCAATGGCTGGCCGCCATGCCGGAGACCTTCATGAATCTGAGCGGCCAGTGCGTCCAGCCGCTGCTGGCCTGGCACAAGGTGGCGCCGTCCCGTCTGGTGGTTGCCCATGACGAGCTGGATATTCCCCCCGGTGACCTGCGTTTCAAGTTCGGCGGTGGCAATGCCGGACACAATGGCCTCAAGTCCATTACCCAGCTGCTGGGGACCCCGGACTTTTACCGTCTGCGCATCGGCATCGGACGCCCTCCTGTCCGTGGCGACGTGACGAACTGGGTGCTGGGACGTCCCTGCGGCGCCGATGCAGACGCCATACAGGACGCCATTCAGCGGGGCCTCTCGGTGCTGACCGCCTTTGCCGACAAGGGACTGGAGGCGGCTGTGCGCGCCTGCCGGCCATCCAGGGCGAAGACGGACACGAACAGGGCAGACAAGGCATAG